The window GCCGACAGGCCGAATGATAATTTGAGTTCGGACATTTTTTAGGAGTGGGAGCTTCTGTCAACTCTTTTCAGCTGACTGATAACGATAAATGTAAGCTGTAGGTATGTGACCATAGATATTTCGCTAACTGATTAGTCCTAAAGTTAGGTTTAGGTTGTGCTTGTCAGTCAGTctgtcagctacaacgtaggaccaggcacatatatgcatcggtccaagttgccatacctcattaacacaacaagttTAACACTGGATTCatgaaagtagttaattcagtggtggtaatatataaaagaaagattgaaataaggatatagtacaggaagaaagaattagttcgtagaaagaaagatatgaagcgattttaatctcttagtttaagggaagacagagagtgtatacacccacgccattgtgatcgattctgagccatgtcactaagagtctccaaccattgattacgatagtcacgcggactccaaccaggtagtctgcatcttccaacatggctcagaatagaagttagtgacttcaagcactgatgccacgttttggtttggctgcccctaactttcttccaaccatctccaacaccggttagcattgcacgtcgtggtaatcggtgtttaggcatatgtaacacgtggcccaaccatctcagtcgatgaagattcacaacctcatcaactgatttaccatccttccctaataccctgcgtctaacctcactattacttacccggtgatcccagcagacgccagcaatatttctaaggcatctgtggtcaaatactagtagcttacgagtgtcttctactcttaatggccatgtttcgctgccgtaaattaagacagaacggactgccgcacagtatactcatccttttattgatagatggatatctcgccttcgccaaaggtgacgtaagttggcaaaagccaaacgagcttatCGAATCTgtactgagatttcgtcagacaccaacccattagggctgaccagacttccaagataagtgaagttgtcaacgcgttcgactacttcattccctatccttagttcaggtgttgacgcagaccagtcctgaagcaacaacttgcattgaGAAgaagagaagcgcattccaaatattctggcattgttgcttagtgctaccagaagactgcattttgtcagcgtcctcaccaaacaggactatatcatctgcgtattctaagtcgataagtggacctcctggaaggagatcaatacccgagaattcagaacctgatggaatgagtttaagagaatccatcagtgcaatagaccattggttccattggttctttgtaaccctgtggtttaaatcactgatagatatcactgctgtttccacagctgcttgtatatctttccaagcaacatctgggtcagcctcgttttcagaactacttaagtgtgacctcagttgttcctggaatctacttttggttttctcgctactcaattcagttctaatgcgtctttttagtgtggcttttttgcatccagtgaggcgcaagcagatgcgtgcccgtattacggcatggtcagagtccaagcaggtactccagaatgagcgacaatcttctaccgaccctctccaacgatgactgatggcaatatggtctatttgagtccatcgtagGTTTGGTGTACGGGGTCGCCATATAAGacaatgtctctccttatgcttaaaatcaGTGtgtgctaaaaataaacgattgtctgagcacagttgcaacagatgatcaccattatctgttcgttgtgccggaatactaaaatacgcacctaaatgcctttctgtttggttcaaactacctatctgggcattaaagtcacctgctacgagtaccatgtctgaacgtttagttttctgaagaagttcagatagctttctgtaaaattcatctttcacttcatctgagctgtagtcggtgggagcgtaggcagaaacgacaaaaaggcaacgacgtgtgtccctatccttccgagttcttacggagccgtttagccgaacagcacataaacgactgttaacggggatccactctaacagtgcttgttccgccctcatgcttagtggtATGCCCACACCTGCCAGTcaacgagaactggccatcgggtcaccagatacacagAGGGTgcatctcgttggctctccgttttgccgaggtgaggtcaagtggatgaccacactggaatcctgtatgcgtatttcggagacacagcacacatcaatggtacgagattctagggttctagccaaggaagcctgttgaccgatttgacatagggtgcgtacgttgaaggctccaatgtgtagtttggagcgaggtttcagtagacctggaacagtgttttgagcactagaatcgttggctatggtgacacttgagggggaagccgaaagaggaagtttagagttgaaagtcgatgtaggaggaataataggaagggaagacggaggttgattatgaatacagtggtctcgagtgctgttagaggtatgagggcggttatcacttcccggttacccacaccgtggaagggttcttctggaggtacctgaaaaggaaattggattagaggtggtctcagtgacctgagagcgtgaccgcagtgcccaagggacaactgcacggccttttcgtgggaggtttttgacgtgttagctccgttcttcaaagggccttaccgccggagacggaaatccgtgaggtaaggtaaggtgtgcatttttagggtcgaccttttctaaccccacccttccttgtgggaaggcagcatcgctgtcatgctgctGTCACATctttgtacagtcagcagtacgacttcgccttcggaccttgggtttgttgcttttagtcttaccgctcttcaaccgacctgtctgacatggtaggaccttgaggaacggttatGCAATGAAAACGATATCGGTTTATGAGgctgtgaatcttcatctactCAGGTGTTTGACAGATATGCTACTCATGACAAGCCACAGCAACGTGCAACCCTAGCTGGCTTAGAAGTAGTTTGCGAAACGGTAGGAACGTACAGATTAGTACATGACAATGGCACAGTTGCGTTCATTCTGTATCTTCGTCTGAATCTTAAACTGTATCATTCCATGATTTTAGTCCTTATGTTTTGCTATGCTTCGCTTGTAATTAGGAGTGGGAACCAAATTTATTCCAAAATCCCACTCTGTATAACCACTGAGCAAGAAATTGACAGAATGGGGAAATACTGAGACGAACAAACATAAATTGCAGGTTGATGTTACTTGTTAAATATTAGCTGAGATGTCATAGATTTCACCGTTATTTGTAAATATCCCAGTTAGAGAAAAGCAAGAGATTACACGGTAGGGATTCTTAATTGTTGCTTAGTGACTTATATGTCTCTTTACAAACTACTGGTTCATCTGGTTTAAGTCGGTTTAATTTGCTTAGTTTTCTTGGGTGTTTTCTTTGGTTTACATGCGATAAACGTACTTTAAAACATGGAGGACGGTTCTCCGTATAGTTACTAATTTAGCCGTTAAGAACTTAAATTTCCCCAGAACAGTGTTTACTCATACTTTTTTCCTCATGATATTTAGAATTAGCTGTGAAACCAAACGATCTTTCATCGTTGGAACCCCTTGACATTGGATTACCGTATGTTTTCCCTAAAGAATCAACAGCGTTTTTGAAGAGACTGGATTTGGAACCTCAAGCCCGTAAAAGAACACTACAAGTCCCGCTCGACGTAATTCACTCACCGAGTGAAGATAATGAAGCCCCAGTTCGTCTGCTAAATATTGCGCATCATTACGGCATCTTCAATTCACTTTTTGGACCGCCCCATATCTTCGTTCCTGTTGTGAATTTCGAAGTTGAGTATTTAAAACCAGATGATAAGCCTGGTATTTCGGATGAAGGTAAATGTAATGATGACAAGTCAACTACATATGTACAACCTGTGTTTAGTGGAAATCTAATATCTGCCAATATAGCTATGGTTAGTTAGTTACACTTTGCTGTACCCACTTTTAGTTTAATGTTTGGTACTTTAACGTTTCATTTGGAGTTTTTATAATCCATAAAGTTAGGAGTCCATTTCCATATTTCAGTCGTTTGTAATCGCTGATTCTTATTTCTTATTGAGATTGACCATTGATAATTTTCTAAAGATTAACGCAGGTATAAAATAATCGTTTTGTAAACAGACTTCATGAACCCAAATATTCTAATATTACTGTTTGGTCACATACAAACCAAGCGAGTTGACGGAGAATTCCAAGCTAGCTTTCTGAATGTGCCTAACGTTTGTCAGATACTAAACTACCAGGGCTGAGAGGCTTCAAAGATGAGTGAGAGGTGGTGAGCACGCTCAACTAATCTACTCTGAGTAGTCATCCTAGGTGATAGTCCAGACTAATTCTCAAGCTACATTGTGCATCTAAAGAGAGACATGTGCATCCTGAACATGCTTGAATCACGCCATTTCATTATTTGCGTCCCGGTTACTGCATTATGTCAGTATCGTCACTAGAACAACATACCATCTGCGTACTTGATGTATATGAGTAATTTTTCAGCGAGGAAATCAGTTTTTGAGCAGTTAGGTGAAGTATAATCTACAGAGTGAAATCTATGATGGAACTAAGTAAAAGTGAGGTTGATGTGAAACTAACACAAACCActtgatggatagtggctagcagtggaatccaggatgcgcttTTCGTCCTgcctgggactcgtcagttgggtgtgcctgcatcccagagttaatgttcactccgggactcgaacccagtaccattcgcttcaaacgccatcgcgttatccatttagctactgagtgctgataaccacctgcttgtgcaatggggttaAGTTAGaattcacttggttttgttttacttgtatcttcccattgttgtttagggctgcaattgatcagtcttttattggcatatgtgcattctgtgcggatcgcctcgatattgcctgaagtcacaagctttttgagcaaatagaacgaaacccgtgtcctggattcaactgctagtcattgtccatctttgcttaaaaagcttgtgacttcaggcgatatcgaggcaatccgcacagaatgcacatatgccaataagagactgatcaattgcagtcctaaacaacaatgggaagatacaagcaaacaacaccaagtgaatagaAACCACTTGAGTTTGAAAATTATCCACATGTTATAATTTGATCGATCACATTCTAACGATGAACATCCAGAAAATTTACGTATTTCTTCGACAAATCTTATGGTGACAAATACTACTATAAAACCTCTAGTGCCGGTTTCAGGTAAAGAAATGCAGTTATGGTCGAGCGTCGATGACTATGGATTTGTTTCAAAACGTGGTGAATATTTGATTAATAGATCTGAATCTTGGCCCGGAGTTGGCCTATTTTTTCCGAGTTTACTTTATAGCTCTGTTTGGTAAGCTTTACAGTCGTTTTTAACGAACAAGCAATCTATCAAAGCCATGAGTGTTCAGTTTCTAGCCCTCTCATAAACTGTGAATCAAAGGCGAGTGAATAAAATATGTACTGTGTCATTGAGTTATGCTCATCGCTACTATGAGTTTACAAATAACAGATTCTGAATTTGAGGCagttcagcgaagaaaattttcttttcagtgGTGTCTAGTATCAGAATAGTTAAAATTGCCATCTATTGCTAGTTAGAACACTGCCTCATTAACCTAAGCATTTGACTCTCAGTAGTTGGGACTTCTCTTCGTCTGCATCATTTGCAGTATTCAGATAATAAacttattctgtaatttcgtctAAAACCTGATCTCATTAATCCGTTCTTTGTTAATTATTGGCCTTAAGTTAATTGTATAGTTTCCATGTGATATTCAAGAGAGGCTAAACACATGTTCATTTAGAAAATGAATGTTAGTTGTttacttttgttttatttaaaagttGAATCTATTGTATGTAATTAAAATCAAATTGGGATACTTCATTTCAATGCATTTTAATAGTTTGACTACATTTCACTTAGTTTCTCTCAAAATTGAGGATAGTGGATTAGCATTTATTCTCAGGTCTTTTCTCTTGATAACTATGGAGGAAAAATATATCCAAACTAGAATTGTTTTTCAAAACGTTTTTTCGTAGAATCCTCCATTGATTAACTTGTCTACAGCACCAAGCAATTTCTACTGGACTTTGTTGATGACCTGTCCGGACGAACCCATAGGCAGCGATAGTTGTGAACCATCTAATGAATATATTCACTGGATGATGTAAGCTACTTTATTTGTGATAACTCTTATTTGTTAAGATCTTTTTTACATTGACATTATTTAGTGGTTGTCATCGGTGAGATTGTATATTCACTCGATTGGTCTTTGCTAATAAATCAAAGCCAAAAAGCTGTTCGATAATGCTCCAACTTACCTTTACACTAGTGTCTTCTTGATTGTTTACATGTTCTTTCTCATTCCATAGTCATAATTAGATTGAAGTGAGGTTGTGACGACTAGATACAAACGTTGTATTGATGTATTTGTGCTTTTTAGGATAATTAATCAGGTAATCTTGCAGGTTGTCTTATTTTAAACGTGTAGTACTATACTCATAATGTATTGTTTAGATAGTCAGAATATACATTTGGGTGTGGTGCCTTCCATCTTTGACATTGGATTCTTTCACTGTTCATTCAAGTAGACAACATTGTGGAAGTTAAAACAAATATGCATTGGTTGTGTTTACCATACTTCAATTACTGAACGAACTTCGTTGGCTTGCATTTGAGTTAGTGTTGTTTTCTGTCATGGTGTCCCACAAAATAATTTTCCGAGCACATTTTGGTTCGAAAGAATCTATCGCAGTACACTTACGTTCTTGATTTTTCTACTGGATATTATCAACAATATTCGTCCTTAAATTATGTTCTCCAAGGCTTTGTAGGTGTAATATTGGTTCCGTAATATATATTTAGTTAGCTAGTGATAATATCAATTCAGGGAATAAGGGGTTTTATTGCTTTTAGTTAGCAGTCTTCAGAAGAGACAAAATGTTGTTCCACATTTGTAACCATCCTCATGAGTTAGAATCATTTGTCAGTTTAAACACTTACCATTTGTGAATGTACGTACTCGTCAAATGTATAGTAAGTTTCATTTCTAAGTTTTGAAAAGTTGGCTAAAAAATCCTGACACATGTATACATGTATCCTACGTAGTACCATTCTCAGTTAATATCTGATAACGTTAATCACATTTATCTATGAAAGTCATGTggtatttcattatatttacaaaatttattCTCTATTGAATTGTGAAGATCACCTGTTAAACACAGCTATATAGATATCATCTGAAGCTTCGTGTCTCTTTGTTGTTGTGAATTTCCAATATGTAGGACAAATCTACAGTCCATACCAGAAGGTGTTGGTGTTATTGGGGATGAGATTATTCCATATATGCCACCTATACCGTACCAAGGAACTGGTTATCATCGGTATATATTTGTTCTTTATCGACAAGATCGTGGGAAAATTGATTTAAATCAGTGGAGAAAAGGAAATCCTAGTGGATGGTATGTTTAAAATATGACTCTCCTTTTTGTTTACAAGCTGTTATAGTTATTATTAGCATTCATTTAATTACATGATTAATATTCGTGAAAATCAAATATCTTATGGTTTATTTTCTTAAAACGGTGGAAAGCAAAAATTGTTATGTAGTTTAACGGAAAGAAATTGAAATATCTCATGGAGTATAATTGGTACATTTTGGTAGGTGTGAAGAAGTTATGATCATCAAAGTTAGGATAGAAGAATGATGAATTATTTTCCGTATGACGAACAAGTAGTAAATATCAGTCCACAACCATTGTGAAAAGTGGAAGACAAACTATTTAGGTCTGAAAAGTAGTTCAGGTGGCTAAAAATGTATCAGATTAAGCTGTTGAATGTAATCCGCTTCAACATAAAAAAGAGGTGACCAAGCGGCCTCTGACTATTCGGTGCTCGGAATTGCTGCTAGGGCATTAAACATATAAGCAGAGAAGTTTACAGAATAAAAAATAGGATGGAATCTGAACTCGTAACAGTGTCAGGTTATTGAAGTACTCTCATAAATGGTTTTTAACTTATTGTGAAAATAACCATCAGCCTGTTATTTTAAAGGTATGCCTTAGATTGACACTTATGTTTATCCACACATTTAAGTTTTTAATTTGTGGATAGTTTTCATTACAAGTTGAGTTCGGACCATGTGCTATTAAAAGCATGGAGGCTTTGGTTTAAAACCCCTTGGTAGTATACGGTTGTAACGTCACACAGGACCAAATTAAGGACCTTGGGGTTTTTTGCGAGGAACGAGATATTACTGAGTCGAAATCTATCGTTTAACACTTATCACCATTCAATCCACAATATAATACATCCACTATCTATTTTCATCAGTATTTTCCCATCCTTTCTTCTGCCATACCACAAACAGCACTCACAAACTAGCTAAATACACGAACATTCCTATTACTTGCGTAGACCAATATTGAGTGCAAGCAGAGACCATTGGAAATCTTGTAGAGGTACTTTGATTTCTGATCTTATCATATCATACTTACAAAAACTCACCAACAAACCAATAAAGTGCTATTTGAGCGAAACATAAGTCACTATATAGTAAGACGACATCCAGATACTCGAAGTTGAATAAATTGTAGTCTAATTCGTTGTTCTTTCTGGTGTCTGTGCTTGACTTTATAACAGAGAACTTGACACAGTATCGGTTTTTCGAACAATTGAACTAATTGCACCTTTTTTGTTCAAATTTTCCATTTTAACTGTCAGTGATGTTCAGTCTCAACGCGGCTTCAGCACACTAGAATTTTATCGAAGTTTAGAAGATGAAATTACTCCTGCTGGTTTAGCATTTTTTCAGTCAATTTGGGATGAAAGTGTGAGATCTTATTTTCGCCATAAACTTGGTAAGCTGAATTATCCCTTTGTGTTTATTTATAACAAGTGTATTCTTTGCATATTTAACCGTTCAGCCGACAAATCCGGAATTTTACTGTTCGTCCTACTCGTATGTTGGAGTGTGGtaatgctactgatgtcgatggatataagtagtatgtatcatcaatcaaaagtgaaatacctgtcGTCAGAAGGTAGAATAGAGAATTATcgatgtggaaacgaaggaacaatgaagtctgagacgattgactgatgttttgcaagtgaagtatttactgtatggttctcagattttactaagactttctgtaattttgtgttcaaatacattcgactgtccccacgtgtgttctcgttcactacggTAGAACTTGTTATATAATAGCCAATGTCTAGACGATCCTCTcatgatgcacatataccaacaaagaCCGATCCAAGTTCAATCCTGATTATAAACAACGGAGTATTACAAACTCTTATTAATAGTATATTTGGCCATTAGTTTGAAAATGTAGCTCGGAAAATTAGTTTGGATTTTCATAAACCTGACTAGAAACCATGTTTATTGGGTAATAATTAATGACACCTGAGCACAGGAAAATGGGTACTTGAACTGTAGTTCAAATGTGTAGTCTAGCTGCTTGAATTTGACTGACTAAATCAGTAATCTGTAGGTCCAGCATTGTATAAACAGAAGATACCTATTATCCTAACTGTTATGTTTTTATATTCAAGGATTAGTGAGATACATTTATACTTTAGAACAGAAGCTGATTGTTGGTTTTTCAACTTTCCACTCCCGATCCGATCAGGAATGTAATATTTTGTCTGTAATAGTTAGGTAAATACTATATAGCAGGTGTTAAGTGTGCATACTTGAGACATAGAATATTATGTTTCGGCCGTTTGGATGATATATGCTATACTATGTTATATCGGTGCTTTAGATTTGAAATCATATCCACCTATACGTAGTTATTCGCAATTTCAGTTTTCGCCTTCATATTTATTTCTATAGGGATCAAACTACTTAACCAGTTTCAGTAACACAACTTGGTTTTCTAAATTTTTAAGCTTTTCACTTCTAACTTGTAGACTCACCAGAACCAGTCTTTGAAATTCAATTCCCAGATGCTCGTTTGCCACCTCAACAGAAATTTCCAGTCGCTGATACATGGACTAAACCTCGTCGTCACCCTCATGGTATTCCTCTGATAAGAGAAAGATATGGTGTGCACAGTGATGTATCTTTTGATGTATACTTGGATCGTTATCGAGATCGCAAAGAATTATACGAGGAGATAGTCCACGAACGACTATCAAATGAAGGTAATCCTCTTGATCCAGAAGAACCTCGTCGTAAAATATATGAATACCCAGCTGCTGTTCCGATTCCCCCGAAAATGCCAAGTTGGTGGGTCAAACAGGAAATGCAGCGT of the Schistosoma haematobium chromosome 4, whole genome shotgun sequence genome contains:
- the MRPL38 gene encoding 39S ribosomal protein L38, mitochondrial (EggNog:ENOG410VB57~COG:J~MEROPS:MER0029866~BUSCO:EOG091G09D8); protein product: MMLSPNLITCSRGTFFIPVRYYLMRKSYVPPILEPGVYPHPKRQVPECGRKTFKERIKELAVKPNDLSSLEPLDIGLPYVFPKESTAFLKRLDLEPQARKRTLQVPLDVIHSPSEDNEAPVRLLNIAHHYGIFNSLFGPPHIFVPVVNFEVEYLKPDDKPGISDEGKCNDDKSTTYVQPVFSGNLISANIAMNPPLINLSTAPSNFYWTLLMTCPDEPIGSDSCEPSNEYIHWMMTNLQSIPEGVGVIGDEIIPYMPPIPYQGTGYHRYIFVLYRQDRGKIDLNQWRKGNPSGCDVQSQRGFSTLEFYRSLEDEITPAGLAFFQSIWDESVRSYFRHKLDSPEPVFEIQFPDARLPPQQKFPVADTWTKPRRHPHGIPLIRERYGVHSDVSFDVYLDRYRDRKELYEEIVHERLSNEGNPLDPEEPRRKIYEYPAAVPIPPKMPSWWVKQEMQRRLRRGRWRELNGHDG